Part of the Hevea brasiliensis isolate MT/VB/25A 57/8 chromosome 16, ASM3005281v1, whole genome shotgun sequence genome is shown below.
tttattttattatgcttAGAAACGGATTTGAAATAGAAATTTCATTTCTATTTAGAAATCAAATATATTTCGATTTTAAAAAGTGTTTTATTTTTGTTCCGATTAAAAACTGATTTGAAACGGAAATCCGTTTCAGATTATAGAAATCGATATATTTTGGTTACTAATTTGAAATAGATTTAGAAACCAAAGTTATTCGATATCTAATTTTAGAACGAAAATATTCATTTCAAATTAGTTTCAGAATTAAAAACGGACATCATATtccgtttttaatttatttagaaacCTACGAATTGTAAACCGATTATTTCggtttcaaatcggtttctaacGGAAATTAAAAACCGATTTTCAATGTTTTCAAATTGAATTTTCGGTtgctaattttcttttttcttgtagtatcataaattcaaaatatatgtatttaataaattaattttaccatatatatatatatatatatatatatatatatatatatatatatatatatatataattttaaaattgataTAGTATCATGATATTTATTCACATCATTAATAtgataaatttaattcaattacttTCAAATGAATTTATAGGTATCAATTTAAcaatttgattaataaaaaaattaataaaatgaatatatatttcattttattaaatattaaaggTGATTGAGCAATTAATAAGGCTAGATAACACCTAACGGTAAAAGGCTTAATCAAATTGCAGAAACACCTGAAACTAACtttcaataatatttaatatataagagCATACATACATAAAAGCTTATAATTAACATGCAACTGTTACAGAGATGAACAGGCAATGGAAAAGCTTTCACACCCAACTCGATCCAACTGATAGATAATTAAAAAAACATGAACACATAAATACACACGTATGGAGTTAAAAGTGATTGTGGTGCTTCTTTCCATGACCTTCTTCATTCTTTTTCTTGGCTTCTTTCTTCTCATGATGCTCATGGAAGGCAAATCCCCCAGCTCCTATTGCAGCCGCTGCAGCTACCTCCTCTTTTATCTTGTGCCCATGGGCATGCTCTGGATCTTTCTTTGCCGCATGCTTCTCATGCTATAAGGAAATTAATGAAGCTATTGTCATAATaatccgaaaaaaaaaaaaacaagactaATTAGAAGTTGATATCAAGAATTCAAGAATATATACCAAGGCGTAAGTGCCAGCAGCAGCAGCACCTAGCTTGCCCAGTTGCCCAAGATGCTTGTGGTGCTTCTCCTCCTTTCTGCAGTCAACAGCTTCCTGGCCTTCCTTGTGGTGGTGGAAGAGGTGGTGGTGCTTCTCTTCTGCCATAGTTGTGGTTTTATGAAATAATATAGCTGCTGAAAAATTATGTAAACGAGTGAGCAAAGGCTTTAGGTGTGGTTTGAAAGATTTTGGGTTAGGCTATTTATAATTGAGAAAATTTTAGGTAGACCCAATTGTATCGTGTGATTTAAATTAAGCtaactaaattattttatattaatataatcgttttaaataatatataatttaatttaaattatctttttatttaaTATAGAAACGATGGATATACTAAATTTATCTAATAATTTCTCTTTATAAATTAATGGAAGCAAAATGGTAAGTTCATTATTTTgactatttgttttttttttttaattctcaatTAATGAGTTGTATAATcaaagtaattatttatttattaattacatGTATCTCCAGTGCATATATATATAGAACTAATTCAAGCTTAGGCTGGGAGTATTATTTAAATAAACCCTTCGAACAATAATAACTTCAAGATTCAAATGTCtgattttattgataaaatttgGGTAAAAATTAGCTCCATGTCAGTAATCTAATCAtctattgatatttttaaaataatttcaatgtcattatattgataaaaaatgCTTTTAGTCAAGAACATTTTATACATGTGATCTCTTCATTTATGTGGAAAGCAGGAAATAATTTTTATCAATACAATTATGAAATAGAATAAAATTGCAAAAAATGATTTGCATGCAGATATTTTATTCCTAGTGATAAACTGATCAGGCTAATTTATTTAAGTATGTACAAGTATAAAATATTTTGTTAATTATAAGTGAatacaaaaaattaataaattatttttttttattatgttcAGTCCAATTAAATATTATGATTAAGTTTCGCCACTATCATTTTATGTATAAATAATATTATCAtccattttaataatttaaaatgaaattaatttcacataatatgatttaaatatgcataaatataaaatattttattaatcataagtaaatataaataatttttaaattatcttttaattttattcagTCCTTTTAAATATTATGGTCAAGTTTCGCGTTCATGTACATAATAAAATCTgttaaacaaattaaaaaaaatgtaatttgAAAAAGAATATTGGAATCCAAGAGATGACTTAGCATGTAAGTCAGGATAAGATGAGAGATTAATATTGGACCTACTAATAATGAAAGTATCAAAAGCTTGATATCATTTGTAGATGGATTTTAATTCAATGCTTTATGTGATAGTTGGCCTAGCTAtattttaggtttttttttttttatgcatcatatatattattatttattttttattaattaacatAGTTTATATATGTCATCCATAATTCCGGATCcacttttaataatatattatattcccGAATAGTTTAACATTTCAAACTGTTTCTGAATCCATTTAtccatttcaatcatttttaatatttttaatgatttaataacatattttataaaaattttatagttattttatttttaataaattaaaatttattttataaaattattattgttaaataaattattaataataattaatctaTTGATAAGAATAAAAGCActgtatttttcaaatttttacaaatttatcttatactataaaaattatcaattaaattctaaatttttaacTCTCCTTGATTACGCTCTACCTCTAACAAAACCATTATCTCACTAATGGAGATATCATGTCAATTGCCACATTAGATGCCACGTCACACCTATGATAGAGTACAGTTGGTAAAACTTGAAAAGTTTAggatttaattagtaatttaattagtatagggttaattgtaaaaaaaaaatgaaagtacaAGTTTTTTTGGCAATTTcttctaaaattattaaattttaaaatataaattattaattatgaataTATTTATGTAGATAATTTTTATGGGTACTTCATATGTTACCATCCATAGTATGATCTAAAGACTGAAAAATGAAATTTCCTTAAATATTTATTGCAAaagttatatataattaattaattaattaaaatatataccgtaacaccctaaatttttaaataattattttatatataaattataatattttattttattaaatattatgagaattaaaataaaattttctggtCGAGTTTTATTTTCTTGAGATAATAAATTTtatcgatttttaaaaattaatctaaaGATCACGtggtaaatttaaaaatatatttagactctacaatttttttttttaggtttttgtaattttttgaaaattttttggcCTCATTttgggtcccaaggcagagtaaaaattaaatttcgagtACATTGAATCGAATTGGCCGAATCGACTCGGACCAAATCGAACCGGTCCCTTTTTCTTCCTTTCCCTTCTTCCTGCATGCCACCCTCCCCTGCCTCTTTtccctctcattttctctctcctcttcccTCCCCACCGCTGGCCAACCACTCCCCTCCCTCCCCTACTCGCCGGCGCCCCACCAGGACGCTTTCTCACCGTCGACTGCTGCCCCTGTCACTGGAAAACATGCCCAAACTCCCTCCTACTCGCAGCGCGCTTTTTTTACTTCTAGggctgatccggccaccaataATATCGGGTCCAGTCCCAATCATATTCTACTCTCTGAGAGCTTTCCAAAGACACAAAGAATATAAATTTTCATTGAGTGGTTTGTCCGATTTAAGCCCAAAAAGTTTTAGTCCATTTCGACTTTTTGACTAAATTTCTCCAAAATCGGAAACTCCACTACAATTCCAAGACTACTAGCATGCTCTACTCGGTGAGAGTTTCGAagagatataaatttcaaaattttctgacaccaaAAATTCGGTTGGTCCCGCGAACTTTgcagtattttttcgagtatTTAATGAGCTTATttagttaaataaaaattatattctaactcctgatattgtgaatttcacGTAGGTACTTTTATTTTGCGAAAATTCCATAGGCGCCCGGGTCTGCATTTTCAGGTCGGATAGATAATTTACTGGAGCCGCCCTAGAAACGAGTCGAAATTATAGTACTCGCCACCATTTTCAAACACTTCAAACGTGTTCCAAGCGTTAGAATTGgcgtaggtaaacccgaacttcgAGTTGTTCATTTTTTCCTAATActgagtttagaataaaaatctataaaatattcatgggtgaaaATATTCGTGGGTGGGTAGAAAATTGtatttcattttttaataatGTTATAGCATTGTGATAGACCGCGTGTCacacatttaaaatttttagagctaattTAGATAATTTTTGTAGAATATCACTGTAGACTTCATGTATATAATAAaatctattaaaaaattaaaaaaatgtaattttGAAAAAGAATATTGGAATCCAAGAGATACTTAGTATGTAAGTCAGGATAAGATGAGAGATTAATATTGAACCTACTAATAATGAAAGTATCAAAAGCTTGATATCATTTGTAGATGGACTTTAATTCAATGCTTTATGTGATGGTTGGCCTAGCTACATTTTaggtaattttttttatgcatcatatatattattatttatttttttatttattaacatAGTTTATATATGTCATCCATAATTCTTGGTCcacttttaataatatattatattcccGAATAGTTCAATCTTTTAAACTATTTCTGAATCCATTTATCCATTTCAactgtttttaatatttttaatgatttaataatatattttataaagatTTTATAGttactttatttttaataaattaaaatttattttataaaattattattattaaataaattattaataataattaatctaatgataaaaataaaagccttgtattttttaaatttttacaaatttactctatattataaaaattatcaattaaattctAAACTTTTTAACCCTTATTGATTCTATTCTACCTCCAACAAAATTATTATCTCACTAATGGAGATGCCATGTCAATTGCAACATTAGATGCCACGTCACACCTATGATAAAGTATAATTGGTAAACTTGAAAAGTGTAGGGTTTAATtggtaatttaattaatatagggttaattgtaaaaaaattgaaagtacaggttttttttttacaatttcttctaaaattattaaattttgaaattataaattattaattataaatatattttatatagatAATTTTTATGGGTACTTTATATATTACAATCCCTAATATAATCTAAAGACTAAAAAATGAAATTTCCTTAAACATTTATTACAAaagttatatataattaattaattaaaatatataccaTAACAATAAAATTAAGTCtacaaaactagttaaaatttgttATAtgaatatttttcatcattcaattatattcaaaaccaaTTTTGTAATAACATTtaaatgttataaattttttaatattattttcattcatgtgaTTTTTAGATATCACACTTTCTATTCtcatttgattattattattattattattattattattattattattaaaaacttaataattttaaaaataagtcGAATATTGTTAAAATAAAAGTCACTGATATATAATAATTGGATATCGAATTATTAATTCGATTAAAATATTTGTTTAAATTTTAATGTGTAAGTGGTTCTTATCAGTAGCTATGGATCTACACAACAAATGTACTGCATTCAATAATCTTGGGAGGTGATAATGTTAATCTGTTAAAACAACATAACATCATAAGTCCAAACGCTAACATTTGGGTTTGCACATGAACTTCATACTGAACATTATGTAGTCTTCCACCTTATGAAGTCGCAATCAAAAGAATTGATTAGTTGATATTACAGAAACAGAGAGATTACCTCCCACCAAACATTTCTTAATCTGCTTTAAATTTAACATACACCAACAACATAACACACTGCTCCATAAATTCCCATCTGCCCTCACCAATTACATCATGTTACTACACCATACAACTGATGAAATGAAATATATGCGCACACTAGCACCCATAGTACCCATGAACACACAAAGCAAATAGAAAAGTAGTTGATGATTCTTCTGAATTCTGATTCACATAGAAAAAAGGAGGCTTGTGCAACTCCATATAAAGACTACTAATTTACCGTTATTGATTCAACTGTCTGTGCGCATTGCTGCCTCCAAGCCCATCTCTAGAGAGGTCTTAGCTGAATTTGCTGCTGCGTGGAAATTTTCAACCTAAATTTCATCAAGAGTTTACTTTTTGACCAAACTGGATAATGCAAAACAAAAATAACTTGTTTTATTTCTCTTCACAATCATAATATAAAAGATTCTGGATGTGTCTGGTCCAGTGAGAATGTCTACCATAACATATGCTTGCTAAGTGCTCCCCGTAAAGTAAGCAATGGATGCCAAGCTGAAAAATATTTATCCTTTCCTGGCTGGTGTGCTCATGTGCCCCAAATCCAGAACTACTTTCCCCAGTCCAACAACTCGAATCCATATTATTTCTGCCTAAATTAGCTTCAAAGTCTGATATATTTGATAATTGAGCAAAAGAACTGAAATCAAATGGTTCTTTAAACATTTTCAAGTAATGGCAACCTGGAATTAGAAAATTCCATACTTCATGTGAATAACTTGTGATACAATCAAGAAATTTGCTTGATATGTTCCCAAAATCTTC
Proteins encoded:
- the LOC110665369 gene encoding abscisic stress-ripening protein 3, with translation MAEEKHHHLFHHHKEGQEAVDCRKEEKHHKHLGQLGKLGAAAAGTYALHEKHAAKKDPEHAHGHKIKEEVAAAAAIGAGGFAFHEHHEKKEAKKKNEEGHGKKHHNHF